A DNA window from Candidatus Methylacidiphilales bacterium contains the following coding sequences:
- a CDS encoding PEP-CTERM sorting domain-containing protein, whose translation MKKLTPLLLVGLAAALPLARVHAQFINYTTPGSTLSENFDGLISSGNVGNAFSATIGAQSPIPNLTGWQGAKIAGAGTTATNFTANDGSATSGGLYSYGPNGSTDRALGALASGTNTMAFGAAILNQTGITLTEFTITYDGEFWRSSTNQQNTLSFFYGFDVTPGVSPTNFLSSTGMIAHTPLDLVGPSPVTNSAALDGNLAANRTAGITSTITGLNWQPGQILFIAWRDFDNTGSDAGLAVDNFTFTAIPEPSTWALIALGIGFLLFRLRRKNA comes from the coding sequence CATAAACTACACCACCCCAGGTTCTACACTCTCGGAAAACTTCGACGGCTTGATCTCCTCAGGCAACGTCGGAAATGCATTTTCCGCGACTATCGGCGCACAGTCACCCATACCAAACCTAACCGGTTGGCAAGGAGCCAAAATCGCGGGAGCTGGCACCACCGCCACCAACTTCACAGCCAATGATGGAAGTGCAACCAGCGGCGGACTCTACAGCTACGGTCCTAACGGTTCAACTGATCGAGCACTCGGAGCCCTTGCGTCAGGTACAAACACCATGGCCTTCGGCGCAGCAATACTTAATCAGACCGGCATCACCCTCACAGAATTCACCATCACCTACGACGGCGAATTCTGGCGATCCTCTACAAATCAGCAAAACACCCTATCCTTCTTCTATGGATTCGATGTCACCCCGGGTGTCAGCCCTACAAACTTCCTCTCCTCCACAGGGATGATCGCACACACTCCACTCGACCTAGTTGGTCCCAGCCCAGTAACAAACAGCGCTGCACTAGACGGCAACCTCGCCGCCAACCGCACCGCAGGCATCACATCCACTATCACAGGCTTAAACTGGCAACCGGGTCAGATCCTCTTCATCGCTTGGAGAGATTTTGATAATACCGGAAGCGATGCCGGACTCGCCGTAGACAACTTCACCTTCACAGCAATCCCCGAGCCCTCCACTTGGGCCCTCATCGCCCTCGGCATCGGATTCCTCCTCTTCCGCCTTCGCCGCAAAAACGCCTAA
- a CDS encoding sporulation protein SpoOM, with translation MWRLSLTLFLTTIIHLHALADYSAIASDSPPETTPIFPLEDIRPGLTGTTYTVLQGTEIVPIQTTILGTAYNMLGPGLHLIIAKLTDEKTALTGAVHGMSGSPLYIEGKLAGALSRRITLFEKDGHCGFTPIQDMLTVNQMMPPHNTSLSPSPTTLHFTKLYPHLTTTHPPKQKTKFLPISHTRPPHSLHFLSQQIQPLAIPLTYTGLSPQNAELLLSRFPLPIANNNYIPIPAAASRPHPHPSPHPLSNPNLLKPGSPVSALLMTGDIQIGGTGTLTWRESNRILGFGHPMFAFGETEFPMANAEIISTIPSYFLPYKLSNIGPPLGTILQDRLSAIAGLIGPSPHLATYTIHREHNHKPLPTLSGQFINHPLITPTLLAFAFAAALEGSDQTSSRILTADITASLHLENLPTLDLSLFHSGQDFEIFDAIIQQLLPLLTLYRQDITPVKATRLDLHVHTSEKQHIWTIEKASTDFNLYPRQASIRLTTTLRERLTNSTHTHTLILPIPENIRPGTQLTLRIAGARELDALDTPPRLNSTTHLPSIIHTLNSRRRTNALYAQILTPTIGQILDTRPMPSLPPSILKLLERSTTSTRAQPLPHHIWTETSLPLPALIQGLIDLTLQVDRPTQSP, from the coding sequence ATGTGGCGACTCAGCCTCACCCTATTTCTTACGACAATAATACATCTCCATGCATTGGCAGACTATTCTGCTATCGCTTCAGACTCTCCCCCTGAAACCACCCCCATCTTCCCACTCGAAGACATACGCCCCGGCCTCACCGGCACCACCTACACCGTCCTACAAGGCACCGAGATTGTCCCCATCCAAACCACAATCCTCGGCACCGCCTACAACATGCTCGGCCCAGGTCTCCACCTCATCATCGCCAAACTCACCGACGAAAAAACCGCCCTCACCGGCGCCGTCCATGGCATGAGCGGGAGCCCTCTTTACATCGAAGGCAAACTCGCCGGCGCCCTCTCACGCCGAATCACCCTCTTCGAAAAAGACGGTCACTGCGGCTTCACCCCCATCCAAGACATGCTCACCGTCAATCAAATGATGCCACCCCACAACACCTCCCTCTCCCCTTCCCCCACCACCCTACACTTCACTAAGCTCTACCCACACCTCACCACAACACATCCACCCAAGCAAAAAACAAAATTCCTCCCCATAAGTCACACCCGACCCCCCCACTCCCTCCACTTCCTCTCCCAACAAATCCAGCCCCTCGCCATCCCCCTCACCTACACCGGCCTCTCCCCACAAAACGCCGAACTCCTCCTCTCCCGATTCCCCCTTCCCATCGCCAACAACAACTACATCCCCATCCCCGCCGCTGCATCACGGCCACACCCCCACCCCTCCCCCCATCCCCTCTCCAATCCCAACCTCCTCAAGCCCGGCTCGCCCGTCTCCGCCCTCCTCATGACCGGCGACATCCAAATCGGCGGCACCGGCACCCTCACATGGCGAGAAAGCAACCGCATCCTCGGCTTCGGCCACCCCATGTTCGCCTTCGGCGAAACCGAATTCCCCATGGCCAACGCAGAAATCATCTCCACCATCCCCAGCTACTTCCTCCCCTACAAACTTTCCAACATCGGACCCCCACTCGGCACCATCCTACAAGACCGCCTCTCCGCCATCGCCGGCCTCATCGGCCCATCCCCACACCTAGCCACCTACACCATCCACCGCGAACACAACCACAAACCCCTCCCCACACTCTCCGGCCAATTCATCAACCACCCCCTCATCACCCCCACCCTCCTCGCCTTCGCCTTCGCCGCCGCACTCGAAGGCTCCGACCAAACCTCCTCTCGCATCCTCACCGCAGACATCACCGCCTCCCTCCACCTCGAAAACCTCCCCACACTCGACCTCTCCCTCTTCCACTCCGGCCAAGACTTCGAAATCTTCGACGCCATCATCCAACAACTCCTCCCCCTCCTCACCCTCTACCGCCAAGACATCACCCCAGTCAAAGCCACACGACTCGACCTGCACGTCCACACCTCAGAAAAACAACACATCTGGACCATCGAAAAAGCCTCCACCGACTTCAACCTCTACCCACGCCAAGCCTCAATCCGCCTCACCACCACACTCCGCGAACGCCTCACCAACTCCACCCACACCCACACCCTCATCCTCCCCATCCCAGAAAACATCCGCCCCGGCACCCAACTCACCCTACGCATCGCCGGCGCACGCGAGCTCGACGCCCTCGACACACCCCCCCGCCTCAACTCCACCACCCACCTCCCCTCCATCATCCACACCCTCAACTCCCGCCGCCGCACCAACGCCCTCTACGCCCAAATCCTCACCCCCACCATCGGCCAAATCCTCGACACCCGCCCCATGCCCTCCCTCCCCCCCTCCATACTCAAACTCCTCGAACGCTCCACCACCTCCACACGCGCCCAACCGCTCCCCCACCACATCTGGACCGAGACCTCACTCCCCCTCCCCGCCCTCATCCAAGGCCTCATCGACCTCACCCTACAAGTTGACCGCCCCACCCAATCCCCCTAA